A genomic window from Thunnus thynnus chromosome 12, fThuThy2.1, whole genome shotgun sequence includes:
- the LOC137193739 gene encoding CTD small phosphatase-like protein isoform X1: MDHMSIITQVSNPKEEEIISYNQEKASQSNSSLKKQRSRSIFSSFFCCFRNYNVEPPATNTNTSSLPPPVEENGSPPKCDQVEVIPVPSPPAKYLLPEMKISDYGKKCVVIDLDETLVHSSFKPISNADFIVPVEIDGTVHQVYVLKRPHVDEFLQKMGELFECVLFTASLAKYADPVADLLDQWGVFRARLFRESCVFHRGNYVKDLSRLGRELSNVIIVDNSPASYIFHPENAVPVQSWFDDMNDTELLDLLPFFEGLSKEEEVYGVLQNLRSR; this comes from the exons ATGGACCACATGTCCATAATAACCCAAGTTTCCAACCCCAAGGAGGAGGAAATAATATCCTATAACCAGGAGAAAG CATCCCAGTCCAACAGCAGCCTAAAGAAGCAGAGGAGCCGCAGCATCTTCAGCTCATTCTTCTGCTGCTTCCGCAACTACAATGTGGAGCCGCCAGCCACCAATACCAACACCAGCTCCCTGCCTCCACCTGTTGAGGAGAACGGATCGCCTCCCAAG TGTGACCAGGTCGAGGTCATCCCTGTCCCTAGT CCACCAGCCAAATACCTCCTACCAGAGATGAAAATATCTGACTATGGCAAAAAGTGTGTTGTGATTGACTTGGATGAAACGCTCGTCCATAGCTCATTCAAG CCCATCAGCAATGCTGATTTCATAGTTCCAGTGGAGATCGATGGTACCGTTCATCAG GTGTATGTGCTGAAACGACCCCACGTGGATGAGTTTCTTCAAAAGATGGGAGAGCTATTTGAATGTGTGCTGTTTACAGCCAGTCTTGCCAAG TATGCAGACCCTGTGGCAGACCTGCTGGACCAGTGGGGTGTGTTTCGAGCACGACTCTTCAGAGAATCCTGCGTTTTTCACAGAGGGAACTATGTTAAAGACCTCAGCCGGCTGGGACGAGAGCTCAGCAACGTCATCATTGTTGACAATTCACCCGCCTCTTACATTTTCCACCCAGAAAACGCT GTCCCAGTCCAGTCCTGGTTTGACGATATGAATGACACAGAGCTCCTGGACCTGCTGCCTTTCTTTGAGGGACTCAGCAAAGAAGAAGAGGTTTACGGAGTCCTTCAGAATCTAAGAAGCAGGTAG
- the LOC137193739 gene encoding CTD small phosphatase-like protein isoform X2, translating into MDHMSIITQVSNPKEEEIISYNQEKASQSNSSLKKQRSRSIFSSFFCCFRNYNVEPPATNTNTSSLPPPVEENGSPPKPPAKYLLPEMKISDYGKKCVVIDLDETLVHSSFKPISNADFIVPVEIDGTVHQVYVLKRPHVDEFLQKMGELFECVLFTASLAKYADPVADLLDQWGVFRARLFRESCVFHRGNYVKDLSRLGRELSNVIIVDNSPASYIFHPENAVPVQSWFDDMNDTELLDLLPFFEGLSKEEEVYGVLQNLRSR; encoded by the exons ATGGACCACATGTCCATAATAACCCAAGTTTCCAACCCCAAGGAGGAGGAAATAATATCCTATAACCAGGAGAAAG CATCCCAGTCCAACAGCAGCCTAAAGAAGCAGAGGAGCCGCAGCATCTTCAGCTCATTCTTCTGCTGCTTCCGCAACTACAATGTGGAGCCGCCAGCCACCAATACCAACACCAGCTCCCTGCCTCCACCTGTTGAGGAGAACGGATCGCCTCCCAAG CCACCAGCCAAATACCTCCTACCAGAGATGAAAATATCTGACTATGGCAAAAAGTGTGTTGTGATTGACTTGGATGAAACGCTCGTCCATAGCTCATTCAAG CCCATCAGCAATGCTGATTTCATAGTTCCAGTGGAGATCGATGGTACCGTTCATCAG GTGTATGTGCTGAAACGACCCCACGTGGATGAGTTTCTTCAAAAGATGGGAGAGCTATTTGAATGTGTGCTGTTTACAGCCAGTCTTGCCAAG TATGCAGACCCTGTGGCAGACCTGCTGGACCAGTGGGGTGTGTTTCGAGCACGACTCTTCAGAGAATCCTGCGTTTTTCACAGAGGGAACTATGTTAAAGACCTCAGCCGGCTGGGACGAGAGCTCAGCAACGTCATCATTGTTGACAATTCACCCGCCTCTTACATTTTCCACCCAGAAAACGCT GTCCCAGTCCAGTCCTGGTTTGACGATATGAATGACACAGAGCTCCTGGACCTGCTGCCTTTCTTTGAGGGACTCAGCAAAGAAGAAGAGGTTTACGGAGTCCTTCAGAATCTAAGAAGCAGGTAG
- the hhatla gene encoding hedgehog acyltransferase like, a isoform X1, translating into MGIKAALPRYELYLYTAVLSVALIWAGSWIFEASSENVNRKAFKASVKPGWHYFGRKMDVADFEWMMWFSTFRNHILFALTGHVIFAKIFTLLAPKIGIDGCKHRSLIFGVYGGLAVLVTMGWTFIALVLSHCIILYSVAMVKKKWACFAAGLATLASIKLEPYNSWQESLVTGSFDLQDILFYGGCGFSIMRCMSFALENCEKEDGNYTFSDLLKYNFYLPFFFFGPIMTFDKYHAEANNTKLTRKEREMWNITTKALLHLGVILVVDVFFHYLYILTIPNDMKLVTKLSDWCLGGLAYSNLVYDWVKAAVMFGVINTVATLDHLDPPQPPKCITMLYVFSETHFDRGINDWLCKYVYDYIGGDHDKIFKELLATLCTFAITTLWLGPCELVYIWSFFNCFGLNFELWVAKLFSFPPFSTIEGAMGEAMSRRIRGVFNAANFWAIILYNVLSLNSLEFAKLVGRRLIFKGFPLSTLSVLLVTYCGVQLVKERERQQALLEDAEPVKPVDGGKEKAE; encoded by the exons ATGGGGATCAAGGCTGCCCTCCCCAGATATGAGCTCTATCTCTACACAGCTGTACTCTCTGTGGCCTTGATATGGGCAGGCAGTTGGATATTTGAAGCTTCAAGCG AGAATGTAAACAGAAAGGCCTTCAAAGCAAGTGTGAAACCAGGATGGCATTACTTTGGCAGGAAAATG GATGTTGCAGACTTCGAATGGATGATGTGGTTCTCTACATTCCGCAATCATATCCTTTTTGCTCTCACCGGTCACGTGATCTTTGCCAAGATATTCACCCTGCTCGCTCCAAAG ATTGGTATAGATGGATGTAAG CACAGATCCTTGATCTTTGGTGTGTACGGTGGTTTGGCAGTCCTGGTCACGATGGGCTGGACCTTTATTGCTCTGGTTCTGTCTCACTGCATCATACTCTACAGCGTCGCCATGGTCAAGAAGAAGTGGGCATGTTTTGCAGCGGGTCTGGCCACGCTTGCCTCAATCAAGCTGGAGCCTTATAACTCCTGGCAG GAATCCTTGGTGACGGGCTCTTTTGACCTGCAAGACATCTTGTTCTACGGAGGCTGCGGCTTCAGCATCATGCGCTGTATGAGCTTTGCCTTAGAGAACTGTGAGAAGGAGGACGGCAACTACACGTTCTCTGACCTGCTGAAATACAACTTCTAcctccccttcttcttctttggacCTATCATGACTTTCGACAAGTATCATGCTGAG GCCAACAACACCAAACTGACCCGTAAGGAGAGGGAGATGTGGAACATCACCACCAAAGCCTTGTTGCACCTGGGAGTTATTCTGGTGGTGGACGTCTTCTTCCACTATCTGTACATCTTGACAATCCCCAATGACATGAAGCTTGTCACCAAGCTGTCTGACTGGTGTTTGG GTGGTCTGGCTTATTCCAACCTGGTGTACGACTGGGTGAAAGCAGCTGTGATGTTTGGTGTCATCAACACTGTGGCTACACTGGACCACCTGGACCCTCCTCAGCCGCCCAAGTGTATCACCATGCTCTACGTCTTCTCTGAGAC GCACTTTGATAGAGGCATCAATGACTGGCTGTGCAA gtatgtttatgaCTACATCGGTGGGGATCATGATAAAATATTCAAGGAGCTCCTGGCGACTCTCTGCACCTTCGCAATCACCACTCTGTGGCTGGGCCCATGTGAGCTGGTTTACATCTGGTCCTTTTTCAACTGCTTCGGCCTGAACTTTGAGCTGTGGGTGGCCAAGCTCTTCTCTTTTCCACCATTTTCTACCATAGAG GGTGCTATGGGTGAAGCCATGTCACGCAGGATCCGTGGTGTGTTCAATGCCGCCAACTTCTGGGCTATCATCCTCTACAACGTTCTCTCTCTCAACAGTTTGGAGTTTGCCAAACTGGTGGGAAGAAGACTGATTTTCAAAG GATTTCCTCTGTCCACCCTCTCAGTGTTACTGGTGACCTACTGTGGTGTGCAGCTGGTGAAGGAAAGGGAGCGACAACAGGCCCTGCTTGAGGACGCGGAGCCAGTGAAGCCAGTAGATGGTGgcaaagaaaaagcagaataa
- the hhatla gene encoding hedgehog acyltransferase like, a isoform X2, whose translation MGIKAALPRYELYLYTAVLSVALIWAGSWIFEASSENVNRKAFKASVKPGWHYFGRKMDVADFEWMMWFSTFRNHILFALTGHVIFAKIFTLLAPKHRSLIFGVYGGLAVLVTMGWTFIALVLSHCIILYSVAMVKKKWACFAAGLATLASIKLEPYNSWQESLVTGSFDLQDILFYGGCGFSIMRCMSFALENCEKEDGNYTFSDLLKYNFYLPFFFFGPIMTFDKYHAEANNTKLTRKEREMWNITTKALLHLGVILVVDVFFHYLYILTIPNDMKLVTKLSDWCLGGLAYSNLVYDWVKAAVMFGVINTVATLDHLDPPQPPKCITMLYVFSETHFDRGINDWLCKYVYDYIGGDHDKIFKELLATLCTFAITTLWLGPCELVYIWSFFNCFGLNFELWVAKLFSFPPFSTIEGAMGEAMSRRIRGVFNAANFWAIILYNVLSLNSLEFAKLVGRRLIFKGFPLSTLSVLLVTYCGVQLVKERERQQALLEDAEPVKPVDGGKEKAE comes from the exons ATGGGGATCAAGGCTGCCCTCCCCAGATATGAGCTCTATCTCTACACAGCTGTACTCTCTGTGGCCTTGATATGGGCAGGCAGTTGGATATTTGAAGCTTCAAGCG AGAATGTAAACAGAAAGGCCTTCAAAGCAAGTGTGAAACCAGGATGGCATTACTTTGGCAGGAAAATG GATGTTGCAGACTTCGAATGGATGATGTGGTTCTCTACATTCCGCAATCATATCCTTTTTGCTCTCACCGGTCACGTGATCTTTGCCAAGATATTCACCCTGCTCGCTCCAAAG CACAGATCCTTGATCTTTGGTGTGTACGGTGGTTTGGCAGTCCTGGTCACGATGGGCTGGACCTTTATTGCTCTGGTTCTGTCTCACTGCATCATACTCTACAGCGTCGCCATGGTCAAGAAGAAGTGGGCATGTTTTGCAGCGGGTCTGGCCACGCTTGCCTCAATCAAGCTGGAGCCTTATAACTCCTGGCAG GAATCCTTGGTGACGGGCTCTTTTGACCTGCAAGACATCTTGTTCTACGGAGGCTGCGGCTTCAGCATCATGCGCTGTATGAGCTTTGCCTTAGAGAACTGTGAGAAGGAGGACGGCAACTACACGTTCTCTGACCTGCTGAAATACAACTTCTAcctccccttcttcttctttggacCTATCATGACTTTCGACAAGTATCATGCTGAG GCCAACAACACCAAACTGACCCGTAAGGAGAGGGAGATGTGGAACATCACCACCAAAGCCTTGTTGCACCTGGGAGTTATTCTGGTGGTGGACGTCTTCTTCCACTATCTGTACATCTTGACAATCCCCAATGACATGAAGCTTGTCACCAAGCTGTCTGACTGGTGTTTGG GTGGTCTGGCTTATTCCAACCTGGTGTACGACTGGGTGAAAGCAGCTGTGATGTTTGGTGTCATCAACACTGTGGCTACACTGGACCACCTGGACCCTCCTCAGCCGCCCAAGTGTATCACCATGCTCTACGTCTTCTCTGAGAC GCACTTTGATAGAGGCATCAATGACTGGCTGTGCAA gtatgtttatgaCTACATCGGTGGGGATCATGATAAAATATTCAAGGAGCTCCTGGCGACTCTCTGCACCTTCGCAATCACCACTCTGTGGCTGGGCCCATGTGAGCTGGTTTACATCTGGTCCTTTTTCAACTGCTTCGGCCTGAACTTTGAGCTGTGGGTGGCCAAGCTCTTCTCTTTTCCACCATTTTCTACCATAGAG GGTGCTATGGGTGAAGCCATGTCACGCAGGATCCGTGGTGTGTTCAATGCCGCCAACTTCTGGGCTATCATCCTCTACAACGTTCTCTCTCTCAACAGTTTGGAGTTTGCCAAACTGGTGGGAAGAAGACTGATTTTCAAAG GATTTCCTCTGTCCACCCTCTCAGTGTTACTGGTGACCTACTGTGGTGTGCAGCTGGTGAAGGAAAGGGAGCGACAACAGGCCCTGCTTGAGGACGCGGAGCCAGTGAAGCCAGTAGATGGTGgcaaagaaaaagcagaataa
- the LOC137193736 gene encoding kelch-like protein 40a — translation MAAMTIDPMEQPRMYQQTLLQDGLFDLLENDKFVDCVLKVQDKEFPCHRLVLAASSPFFKAMFLSDLEESKKREIVLKDVEPGVMGMILRYLYTSEINLTEQNVQDIFMVANMYQIPSIFSVCVSYLQEKLVLGNCLAIFRLGLLLDCPRLALAARDFICERFQVVVRDQDFLELAPSELAIIITSDALNVEREELVFESLMDWVRHDEKNRVKDLAELLHCVRLRLIPLDYFKEKVERHQYMRFNQEIKKDLDLVKDAHKGRLPKPKKHSSEGAKGGESGEEEEEEDEEGYLPGILNNNPRFGMFEMDLLLMISDTGTVAYDPVGNECFVVSESTEIPKNHCSLVTNQNQVFVVGGLLYNEEDKDEPFSSYFLQFDPVSSEWLGMPSQPNPRCLFGLTEAENSIFVVGGKELKEGEHALNSVMIYDRQSFKWGESDPLPYEVYGHGTVSHKGLVYVIGGKSESKKCMRRVCVYNPTKFEWKDLAPLKKARSLFGITVHKDQIYVVTGVTDAGLTSSVEVYDIASNSWSEFTEFPQERSSLNLMSMGGFLYAVGGFAMMPSETSEESVPTEMTDIWRYDESEKCWNGILREISYAEGSTILPVRLNTLRLTKL, via the exons atggctgccatgaCTATAGACCCGATGGAGCAGCCTCGCATGTACCAGCAGACCCTGCTTCAGGACGGACTGTTTGACCTCTTGGAGAATGACAAGTTTGTGGACTGCGTCCTCAAAGTCCAGGACAAGGAGTTCCCCTGCCACCGCTTGGTTTTGGCAGCCAGTAGTCCCTTCTTCAAGGCCATGTTCCTGTCTGACCTGGAGGAGAGCAAGAAGCGTGAGATAGTACTCAAAGATGTGGAGCCTGGTGTTATGGGGATGATCCTGCGCTACCTATACACCtctgaaattaatttaacagaACAGAACGTCCAGGATATCTTCATGGTTGCTAACATGTACCAGATCCCCTCCatcttctctgtttgtgtgtcctaCCTCCAAGAGAAGCTGGTGCTGGGCAACTGCTTGGCTATCTTCAGGCTTGGGCTGCTGCTGGATTGTCCCAGGCTCGCTTTAGCTGCTCGGGATTTCATCTGTGAACGCTTCCAGGTTGTTGTAAGAGACCAGGACTTCCTGGAGCTGGCCCCGAGCGAGCTggccatcatcatcacctcagACGCCCTTAACGTGGAGCGGGAGGAGCTGGTGTTTGAATCCCTGATGGACTGGGTCAGACATGATGAGAAAAACCGAGTTAAGGACCTGGCAGAACTGTTGCACTGCGTCCGTTTAAGGCTGATACCTTTGGATTACTTCAAAGAAAAAGTGGAGCGCCACCAGTACATGCGGTTCAACCAGGAGATCAAGAAGGATCTGGATCTGGTCAAGGATGCTCACAAAGGTCGTCTCCCAAAGCCCAAAAAGCACAGCAGTGAAGGGGCAAAGGGAGGAGAAagtggtgaggaggaggaagaggaagatgaggaggggTACCTGCCGGGTATACTCAACAACAACCCTCGTTTTGGGATGTTTGAGATGGACCTGTTACTTATGATCAGTGACACAGGGACCGTGGCCTATGACCCGGTAGGAAATGAATGCTTTGTGGTCTCAGAATCCACAGAAATTCCCAAGAACCACTGCAGCCTGGTGACCAATCAGAACCAGGTGTTTGTTGTCGGGGGGCTTCTCTACAACGAGGAGGATAAAGACGAACCGTTCAGCTCTTACTTCCTACAG TTCGACCCAGTAAGTTCAGAGTGGTTAGGGATGCCCTCACAACCCAACCCTCGCTGCCTGTTTGGGCTGACTGAAGCTGAGAACTCCATTTTTGTTGTTGGAGGCAAGGAACTGAAGGAGGGAGAGCACGCGCTGAACTCAGTCATGATCTATGACAGACA GTCATTCAAATGGGGAGAGTCGGACCCTCTGCCTTATGAAGTGTACGGACATGGAACAGTATCACACAAAGGTCTTGTCTACGTAATTGGAGGAAAGTCTGAGAGCAA GAAATGCATGAGGAGAGTCTGTGTCTACAACCCCACTAAGTTTGAGTGGAAGGACTTGGCTCCTTTGAAGAAGGCCCGCTCCCTGTTTGGTATCACTGTCCACAAAGACCAGATCTATGTTGTGACGGGGGTCACAGACGCAGGCCTCACCAGCTCTGTGGAGGTCTATGACATTGCCAGCAACAG CTGGTCAGAATTCACAGAGTTTCCTCAGGAGCGCAGTTCCCTCAATCTGATGTCAATGGGAGGCTTCCTGTACGCTGTGGGAGGCTTTGCCATGATGCCCAGTGAGACCAGTGAGGAGTCTGTCCCAACAGAGATGACTGACATCTGGAG ATATGATGAGTCAGAGAAGTGTTGGAATGGGATTCTACGAGAGATCAGCTATGCGGAGGGATCCACTATTCTTCCAGTGCGTCTCAACACTCTGCGTCTCACAAAGTTATAA